The nucleotide window CGGCTTGACGATGTAATCGTCGGCGCCGGTCGCAAGCCCCCGCACGCGCTCACTCTCCTCGCCGCGCGCGGTCAGCATGATGATCGGCAATTGCTTGGTTTCGGGGCGCGCCCTTAAGCGGCGGCACAGTTCGATGCCGGAGAGCCCCGGCAGCATCCAGTCGAGCACGACAAGATCGGGCACGCGCTCCTTCAGCCGCGTATCCGCATCGTCGCCGCGGCCGACGGTTTCGACCTCATAGCCTTCTGCGTCGAGGTTGTAGCGCAACAGCGTGGTGAGCGCTTCCTCATCCTCGACCACCATAATGCGCGCGCTCATCCTGCTCTTGCCTCTCTTGTTTGACGTGTTCTCTGCGCAGATAAGTCTACGCAATCTGCGTAAACTTGATTGCTATGCGAACCGGTTTCCACTTCGCTTGAAAACGCTTTGTCAGGTATTGGGTACGGTCGTGGCAAACGTCGTCATGTCGCCCTTCGGGCGCTTGTCGAGCATCTGCTGTCCCTCGATCATGTAGAACACGGTTTCGGCGATGTTGGTGGCGTGATCGCCGATCCGCTCGATATTCTTGGCGCAGAACATCAAGTGGATGCAGAACGAGATGTTACGCGGATCTTCCATCATGTAGGTCAGGAGTTCGCGGAACAGCGAGGTGCAGATGGCATCGACTTCCTCGTCGCCTTTCCACACCGCCATCGCCGCCGGCAGATCGTGCGCCGCATAGGCGTCCAGCACCGACTTGACCTGCGACTGCACCAGATCGGTCATGTGTTCCAGGCCGCGCATCAACTTCAGCGGCTGGAAATCGTTCTCCAGCGCGGCGACGCGCTTGCCCATGTTCTTGGCGAGGTCGCCGATCCGCTCCAGATCGGTGGCGACCCGCATCGCGCCGACGATTTCGCGCAAATCGATCGCCATCGGCTGGCGGCGGGCGATGGTCAGCACCGCGCGCTCCTCGATCAGATGCTGCAGGCGGTCGATCTCGACGTCGGTAGCGACGACGCGCTTACCGAGCTCAACGTCGCGGCGAACCAGCGCGTCGACGGATTCGGTGATCATGCGCTCAGCCAGGCCGCCCATCTCGGCGACCAGACGGGTGAGTTCCTGAAGATCGCTGTCAAACGCCTTGGCGGTATGTTCGGATGCCATGTGTCGTCTCCTCAACCGAACCGGCCGGTGATGTAGTCCTGGGTACGTCGATCGCGCGGCGAGGTGAAGATCTTGTTGGTATCGTCAAATTCGACCAGCTCGCCCAGATACATGAAAGCGGTCTTGTCGGATACGCGCGCCGCCTGCTGCATGTTATGGGTGACGATGGCGATGGTGTAGTCCTCCGATAGCTCCTGGATCAGCTCCTCGATCTTGGCGGTCGAGATCGGGTCGAGCGCCGAGCAGGGTTCGTCGAACAGGATCACCTCAGGCCTGACCGCAACGGTGCGCGCGATGCAGAGCCGCTGCTGCTGGCCGCCGGAGAGCGAGAGGCCGGAAGCGTTGAGCTTGTCCTTGACCTCGTTCCACAGCGCGCCGCCGCGCAACGCCTTCTCGACCCGGCCGTCCATCTCGGACCTCGATATCTTCTCGTAGAGGCGGATGCCGAAGGCAATGTTCTCATAGATCGTCATCGGGAACGGCGTCGGTTTCTGGAACACCATGCCAACGCGGGCCCGCAGCAGATTGAGATCGAGCTTGGGGTCGAGGATGTTGGTCTGGTCCAGCAAGAGCTGACCGGTCGCGCGCTGACCCGGATAGAGATCGTACATCCGGTTGAATATCCGCAGCAATGTGGATTTGCCACAGCCGGACGGGCCGATAAAGGCGGTGACGCGATGCGTGCCGAGCGTCAGGTTGATGTTCTTCAGCGCGTGGTGTTCGCCATAGTAGAAGTTCAGTCCACGGGCAGTCACCTTTGGTGCGGCCTCGGGCAGTGGCGTCTGGGGAATAGGCCCGCTCGCGTTACTCACGGATACGGAGATGTCGGTCATTTGGATTTCCTCTCGGCGCCAAGGATGCGCGCGCCAATATTCAGGGCCAACACGGTGAGCGTGATCAGAAGCGCCCCGCTCCAGGCGAGCTGCTTCCAGTAGACATAGGGGCTCTGGACGAAGTTGTTGATGGTGACCGGCAGGTTCGCCATCGTCTTGGTCAGGTCCAGGCTGAAGAACTGATTTGAGAGCGCGGTGAACAACAGCGGCGCGGTTTCACCGGCGACGCGGGCGGTGGCGAGCAAGACGCCGGTGATCAGGCCGGCGCGCGCGGCGCGGTAGGCGATCCGCCGGATCACCAGCGAGCGCGGCAGGCCGAGCGCGGACGCCGCCTCGCGCAGCGGATTGGGCACCAGTCCCAGCATGTCCTCGGTGGTGCGCACCACCACGGGGATCACGATCACGGCCAGCGCCAGGCAGCCGGCAAAGGCCGAGAAGCCGCCCATCGGCACCACGATGGCGCCGTAGATGAACAGACCGATGATGATCGACGGCGCGCTCAAGAGGATGTCATTGATGAAGCGGATCACCGAAGTGAGCTTGTCGTGCTTGCCGTACTCGGCGAGATAGGTTCCCGCGAACAGGCCGAGCGGCGCGCCGATGCCGACCCCGATCACGGTCATGATGATCGAGCCGATGATGGCGTTACGCAGGCCGCCGTCGGTCGATCCCGGCGGCGGCGTGTCCTGCGCGAAGACAGCGAGATTGAGGCCGGCAAGGCCGTTGTAGAACAGCGTGAACAGGATCAGCGCCAGCCAGGTCACGCCGAACAGCGCCGCGGCGAGACACAGCATCCGGATGATGACGTCGTTGCGGCGGCGCGATGCGTAGATCGGGTTCATCTCAGTTCCCCGCTTTCTTTTCCAGCCGCATCAGCATCAACCGCGCGGCCGCGAGCACGCAGAAGGTCAGCACGAACAGCAGCAGCCCGAGCAGGATCAGGCCCGACTGGTGTAACCCGTCGCTCTCGGCGAATTCGGAGGCGATCGCGGCCGAGATCGTGGTGCCCGGCGCGAAGATCGAGGACTGGATCTTGAACGAATTGCCGATGATGAAGGTCACCGCCATGGTCTCGCCGAGCGCACGGCCGAGCGCCAGCATGATGCCGCCGATTACGCCGACGCGCGTATAGGGAATGACGACGTTGCGGACGACTTCCCAGGTGGTGCAGCCGACGCCGTAAGCCGCCTCCTTCAAGACCGGCGGCACCGTCTTGAAGACGTCGACCGAGATCGCGGTGATGAAGGGCAGCACCATGATGGCGAGGATCAGCGAGGCGTTGAACAGGCTGAGATAGGACGGCGGACCTGCGAAGATCGTGCCCAACACGGGGACGCCGTCGAACAGGTTGATCATGAACGGCTGGAAGGTATTCGCCAGGAACGGGCCCAGCACGAAGAAGCCCCACATGCCGTAGATGATCGACGGGATTCCGGCGAGCAGTTCGATTGCAAGGCCGATGGGACGGCGCAGCCAGAGCGGGCAGATCTCGGTGAGGAACACCGCGATGCCGAGCCCGACCGGAATGGCGATCGCCATGGCGATCACGGAGGTGATCAGCGTGCCGTAGACCGGGCCGAGCGCGCCCAGTACCGGCGGGTCGGCCGACGGTGCCCAGCGCTGCGTCCAGAGGAAGGCCGCGCCATATTCCTGGATCGCCGGCCAGGCGCCGATGATCAGCGAAACGATGATACCGCCCAGGATGAGGAGCACCGAGATCGCGCAGGCGCGCGTGACCCAGTAGAAAGTGATATCGCCAAGCTTGAAAGCGCTGAGGGCCCTGGCGCGATCGTAGGGTCCGGCAGCTTCCATCACGTCGCTTTCAACCGCCATCTCTGCCACGCTGGTCCCCTGTACTTTTATCTGATCCGGTTCGATCCGTCTCGTGCCCCGGATGCGGCCGCAGCGCGCTTGCGGTGCGCTGCTATTCCGAGGCCTATTCTTCTTGATTGGTTTGATTGGCCGCCAGTGAGTCCCGGCGCTGCGGCGCAGCGCAAAGAGCGCTGCACCGCGTCGGGATAAGAGACCTCAGCTCTTGATCTCGGAGGTCCAAGTCTTCTCGATCTGCTTGACGACCGAGCCCGGCATCGGGATGTAATCGAGTTCTTCGGCCATCTTGTCGCCCTTCTCGAACGCCCACTTGAAGAACTTGAGGGCTTCCTGCGACGCGGCCTTGTCGGTCGCTGCCTTGTGCATCAGGATGAAGGTCGCACCCGTGATCGGCCAGGACGCCTCGCCCGGCTGGTCGGTCAGGATCACATAGTAGTTCTTGGCACCAGCCCAGTCAGCGTTGCCGGCTGCGGCCTGGAACGCAGCGATGGTCGGCTGCACGGTCTTGCCGGCCTTGTTGATCATCGCGCCATAGGTCAGCTTGTTCTGCTTGGCGTAGGCGTACTCGACGTAGCCGATCGAGTTCTTGGTCTGGCTGACGTTGCCGGCAACGCCTTCGTTGCCCTTGGCACCAACGCCCGTCGGCCATTCGACAGCGGTGCCGGAGCCGGCTTTCGTCTTCCATTCCGCATTCGCCTTGGAGAGATAGTCGGTCCAGAGGAACGTCGTGCCCGATCCATCGGAGCGGCGAACCACTGTGATGGCCTCGCTCGGCAGTTTCACTTTGGGATTGAGCTTGGCGATCGCGGGATCGTCCCATTTCTTGACCTTGCCGAGATAGATGTCGCCGAGCAGTTCGCCCGAGAACACCAGTTCACCCGGCTTGATGCCTTCGAGATTGACGACCGGCACCAGGGCGCCCATCGCCTGTGGCCACTGGATCATGCCCTCCTTCTCAAGCTGCTCCGGCTTGAGCGGCATGTCGCTGGCGCCGAACGTCACGGTCTTGGCCACAATCTGTTTGATGCCGGCGCCGGAGCCGATCGACTGGTAGTTCAGACCGTTGCCAGTCTCCTTCTTGTAGGCGTCGGCCCACTTCGAATAGAGCGGGAACGGGAAGGTGGCGCCCGCGCCGGTGATGTCGGCGGCGAAGGCCGAGGTCGATGCGGCGAGCAAGCCGGCAGCGACGATTGTCCTGACGAAATTCATGGTTGATCTCCATATCCTGAGCGAAGCGCCGTTGCGCCCGATCGCGCTCATGCCGCCCGTGTAGGCGCGGTCGATAGAGCTTTTACGAAGGTTCGATGACAGTTGGATGACAGGCGCAACCAATTGAAATCGCTTGCCTTTATTCCGATGCCGGGGGCTTCGCCGGGGGAAAACAGGCGGTGAAGGGGGCACCGTTTTTTGGCACGCTTTCGATCAACAGCCGGCCGCGATGGCGGTTAAGAATGTGTTTCACCAGGGATAAGCCGAGCCCGGTTCCACCCTGCGCGCGGCTATCGCCGACGTCGACCCGATAGAAGCGCTCGGTCAGCCGCGGCAGGTGTTCCGGCGCAATGCCGGGGCCGAAATCGCGGACCATGACGCGGACTTCCGGCGCGCGCTCGCCCGAACCGATCTGGCTCAGCGAGACGATTACCTTCCCGCCGGACGCGCCATATTTGAGCGCGTTCTCGATCAGGTTCTCGAACAGCCGCAACAGTTCCTCGCGATCGCCTGCAATCGCGACCGGCATGTCCGGCAGGTCGATCTCGATCGCGACCTGGCGCTCCCTTGCGAGATTGCGAAGCGGATTGTTCGCTGTTAGCCTGTAAATATGCGCGTGACGGCCCAGTTGTTTCCGTTGCTGTTGATGGTCGCCGCACTCACTCTGCCGGTGGCCGCACGGGCTAGCGTGTCAACTGAGGCCCGCATTGAAGCGTCAGCCAGTTTCGTAAAACCTGCCGGTCGTCCGAACCCCAAGCACATGGTGGCACCTTGCCATGAGTGCTGGATGAAGGCCTGCGGCTCATATGCTGCTTGCGGCCTTTGCTGCGGTGCGGCGAGTGCCATCCTCCCCTCTGCGAGCGTGCTTGGATTGATAGGCCCGCGAGTGATAGCTCCCTCACCGATTCCGGACATTCGAGATCACCACGGCCCTCCGGACCCGTATCCTCCCAGACCCACCGCCTTCAGTTGAGGTGGCCGCAGTCGCAGCTGCCTCGCACTGTGCCGTCACGTGCCTGATCTCGAGCGTGTGACGGCAACCGGCAGAGAGCGACCCGTCGGAGGTCCTCAATCTTCCCGGTCTGCTGACGACGGGGATCCTCAAAGCGCAGTCGCTTGGATCGGCGGGTAGCCGAAACTGCCATCGTTTTTGGAGGCATTGCGCTGCCTAATTTTCGGGGAGGGGACCATGATGCAGGCTACGCAAATTTTCATAGCCGTCGGAAGTTGGGCGATTCTGGCAACCGCTACGCTAGTCATCGCGACCACCGGCCCGCCAAGCGTCGGCGATCCCCAATCAATCCCTGCCAACGGAGAGGAGGCGCCTCAGGGCACCAATGTTGATCCCCGCCGTATTGTCGATGCGCGGCTGCCGCCCTACGCAGCAGTTGGCAGGTTCAAAGGCACGATGGGCTGCACGGCCGCCATAGTTCTTCATCCGAGGATCATCGTCACTGCAGCTCACTGCGTCACTCACAGAGATGGCTCGGTCAAACAGTCCAACTTGTCTTTTCGGTTAGGCTATCAGGCGGAAACCGCTCTTGGCGATTTTCAAGCGACCGTAGCGACCATCGGATCGATACAGAGCTTCAGGCGACAATCCGTCCACGATGCCTCGCGAGATTGGGCGATTCTCGTTCTTGATCGGGCGCCGGCGGGCGTCCACCCGTTTCTCTTGAGCTCTTATTCCGTTGCAAGCCTGAAATCGCTCGAGCAGCAAATCCTGATGCCGAGTTACTCAAACGATATCGGCGATGCGGAGGTTCTAAGCGTCGATCCGGCGTGCACCGTTCGTGACTTGGTTTGGCACGCACTCATTCACGACTGCAAGGCACGGTACGGCTCATCTGGGGCTCCGCTGCTGGTACGAGATCGAGATGGACCTTGGTACGCAGTTGTCGGCATCCATACTGGCTCAATGTTCGCTAGTGACGAAGACGGCCACGTCGCGAAATTTATTGGAAATCGGGCCATCGCTGCCTCGATGTTCGCGGAGGCCGTGGTTGCGCTCTCGCGACGCCTGGATGCCGATGCTGTACCTGACGTCGGCTCGGCTGCATACTGATAGACCGAATGAAGCTGAAACGCCGCCAATTCGAAAGTGAAGACCATGACAAGCGACCAGCCGATCAACTTGCCCAGGGCGCGCACCTCCACGAGCGTCCGTCTGCGCGATACCGCACCGATTATGCTGGAGCGCGCCGCCGTCACAATCCCGTGAGCCGAGGGCTCGGAGATGGAACAGGCATTCTGATACATCGTCCTGTCGGCCTAGCTTTTGGCCCAGCCAATCGCTATTTTGGCTGCATGGCGAAGAAGGTCCGCCGCATCATGACGCTGTTGCTGGCCATCACGTTTATCGTGGGGCTGGTCCCTCATGGCATGCGCGCCGCGGATGCGGACCTGAAGATGGTCATGGCTGCCGCCACCGACATGCCGATGTCAGGTGAGTGCGATCGTTGCGGCGATGATCAGGGGGCAATGACGGCAGCAGCATGCTCCGCCTACTGCGGCAGTTTTGCAGCCTTGCCCCTGATCGGAACGTTGTTTGAGCCGTCATCGGTCGAAACGGTGGGAGATTTGCCCGGACTAACTTCCGCCGGACATACAATTCCACCCGATCCCTACCCTCCCAGGCCTGCCATCCTGAGCTGAGGCACGTCGCCGGCCCGGCGATGTGATCCTCTCGCGCGCGTGATGCTGATAGCGTCGCAAGCGTGTCGAACGCACGTAGGCTTCATGGCCACGTGCCGCGAATCAACGCACAGGATCGGTTTTCGAAATGCACTCTCATTCGGGTCCGGCGATCAGCCGCCGCGCACTCCTCATTGGCGGCACCGTGCTCGCTACGACAACCTCGTTGGCGCGTGTCGCACGCGCTGCACCGGCAGAACCGAACGTGATCGAGCTCACCGCCGCACCTGGTCGAGCACCGATCGTCGGCGCGCCTTATCCGCCCACGGATGTCTGGTGCTATGGGAATCGCATTCCCGGTCCGGAAATCCGGGTGCGCCAGGGCGAGCGCGTTCGCGTTGTCGTCCGGAACCAACTGCCGGAAGACACGACCGTGCATTGGCACGGCATCCGTCTACCGAATTCCATGGATGGCGTTCCTGGTCTCACGCAACCGCCGATCAAACCCGGCGAAAGCTTCACCTACGAATTCACGCCGCCCGATGCCGGGACGTTCTGGTACCACCCGCATGCTGACAGTCTGCGGCAACTCGGGCGGGGTATGGCGGGTGCCTTCATCGTCGAGGAGCCGACAGCGGTATCCGCTGATCGCGATCTTGTCTGGATGCTGTCGGACTGGCGCTTGACATCCGAAGCGCAAATCGCAGCCGGCTTTGGTAACGCGATGGAGGCGGCGATGTCGGGCCGCGTCGGCAACACGGTAACTCTCAATGGGGCCATAACAGACGAGGTGCCGGTGCGCGCGGGCGAGCGCGTACGACTGCGTCTCGTGAACAGTTCACTGGCGCGAATTATGTCGCTCCGTTTCGAGGGTCACCGTCCGGCGATCGTGGCGATCGACGGCCAGCCCTGCGATCCCCACGAGCCCGAACGCGGCCGTGTCGTGCTTGGTCCGGCGATGCGCATCGATCTCATGATCGACATGCAAGGCGAACCGGGACGGCGCTACCGGGTCATCGACGATTTTTACGAGGGGCTTTCCTACTGGCTCACGCAGCTCGTCTACGAAGACAAGCCACCGCTCCGCGCCCATCATCTCGAACCTTCGCCTTCCCTTCCGCGCAATCCTTTACCGGAACCGGATTTGGCCGCTGCGGAGCGCCGCGAATTGCGATTGCAAGGCGGCATGATGGGCGGCGGGGGCATGATGGGAATGGGCGGCATGCAGGGCATGTCGCACGGCGCGAGCTGGGCCATTAACGGCACGTCCATGACCGGCGATGGCCACGCGGACATGCCGCCGCTGCTGACGCTCCAGCTTGGCCGAAGCTACGTGCTGATCATCCGCAACCAAACGGCCTGGTGGCATCCGATGCATCTACACGGCCACAGCTTTCGGGTGATGACCCGCAATGGAACGGCAGCCCCTCATCGGCAATGGGCCGATACCGTTCTCGTACCGCCAAAGGAATCTGTCGAGGTCGCTTTCGTGGCAGACAATCCCGGCGACTGGATGATGCACTGCCACGTCACCGACCATCAGGTCTCGGGCATGATGACAGTGCTGCGCGTTGTATGAGCATTCCACCTGTAAAGGAGAATGAAATGAACCGACGAAGTTTCTGCCTTGGCGCCACACTCGCGATGCTGGTGCTGCCGCTGCCGACATTAGCTGAGCCGACCCGGGCGACGTTGTACAAGAACCCGCAATGCAGTTGCTGTGAGGGGTATGCTGCATACCTTCGGCAGCATGGCTTCACCGTCGACGTGAAGCCAACCAACGATCTCGCCGAGATCAGCAGCAAAGCCGGTGTCCCCGAAAAATTCCAGGGCTGCCACTCGATGTTCGTCGACGGCTACGTGATCGACGGACATGTCCCGGTGAACACGATCCGGAAGCTGCTGTCGGAGCAGCCGGCCATCGCCGGAATCACCCTTCCCGGCATGCCGGAGGGATCTCCAGGCATGACCGGCTTCAAACATGGGCCCTTCACGATTTACGCGGTCACCAGGGGTGGCGCGCCACCAAAGATCTACGCCACGGAATAAGGGAAGAAATGCCGATCATCGGATGCCTTCAACCACGAGCGAAAATGACATGAACGCCCAGACGACATTCCAACTCTCGATGATGAGGAGCCTGCGGCAGCAATGAACGGCGTCGCTCGCATCGCACTACGTTCGGCCGCCCGATTGACCGCAGCGGCCGCTGTCGCCTTACTGACCCAACACGGAGCGGCACGGGCGGTACCGCAGAACTTTGTCATGCATCCGGCACCGAAGGCGGTGCCAGCGGTCACATTCGAAGTTGAAACCGGAGCCAGTCAGAGCCTTGCCGAATTCACGGGGAAGGTTGTCGTCCTCAACATCTGGGCGACCTGGTGCGTCCCCTGCCGGCTCGAAATGCCGGCTCTCGATCGTCTGCAGTCGATCCTGGGCAGCGATGGTTTCGCGGTGGTGCCCGTTTCGATTGATCGCGGCGGAATCGAAGCGGTAAAGAAATTCTATGGTGAAATTGCGATCAAGAATCTCCCGATCTACCTCGATGTGTCTGGTCAGGCCGTCCGGCGGCTCGATGCAGTCGGACTGCCGACCACGCTGATCCTCGATCGCAACGGACAAGAGATTGTTCGCGTCATAGGGCCGGCCGAATGGGACGCGCCTGAGATAACGGAATTCCTGAAGTCGATCATCGCAAGGAAAGTCGATTCAATCGAGCAGGTTGCCCACAACGACGATCGTCACGAATCAACGCCGGGACTGCTCGCGCGCGGCCTTCGATGGCTGAAGGCACTCGTCGCCAAATGAAGGGAGAAAAGCTCATGCCGAAGCTCAGAACTACACTCGCACTCGCTACCGCAATCGTTGTGGCGACAATCGCCGCGCAGACGCTTTACGCGCAGGACAGCTCGACGAGCCGCCACCGCATGATGGACGGCGATCCTGCTCGAGGCACGATGGGCATTACGAAGATGATGCACCAGATGAGCGGGATGATGGATCACTGCAGCAGCATGATGCAGAACCGCGGCACTGGTCGGCCTAATGATCAGTGGCGCAGGCGCGCACCAACAGCGCCCGATAACGAGAGCTGAACTGGCGCTCATGGTGTTTCAGCGGGCGCGTTCAAAATGGAGGCTGAAATGCAAATCCCATTGGTCCTAACTCTGGCGGTCGCTTTGGCAACGGTTGCCTCGGCTGTCTCGGCACATTCCCTGAAGGAACTCGAGGGCATGCTGGGCGATCGGGAGAAGTATTTCCAGGCCGTCGACAAAGCAGCGCCCGAATTCACCCTTCAGGATGCGGAGGGGCGGACGACCAGCCTCGCGGATTTCCGCGGCAAGGTGGTCGTCCTGAATTTCATTTACGCCAGCTGTCCTGACATATGCCCGTTGCACGCCGACCGGATCGCCGAGATCCAGGGCCTGATCAATCAGTCGCCGATGAAAACGCAGGTCCAGTTCATCAGCATCACTACGGACCCGAGCAAGGATACGTCAGACGTTCTCCGCCACTACGGCCAGGCTCACAGGCTCGATTCCGCAAACTGGCTCTTTCTGACTACCAGATCTGATCAGTCGGAGGATGCCACACGCAACCTCGCGGAGCGGTTCGGCCATCGGTTCGACAAGACGCCGGGGGGCTATCAAATCCACAGCATCGTGACGCATGTCATCGACAGCCAGGGTCGCTGGCGAGCCAGTTTCCACGGCTTGAAGTTCGAGCCAACCAATCTCGTCGTGTTCGTCAACGCCTTGGTCAATGACGCTGAGAAGCCGCATGGCCACATCGCGCCCGGCGTGTGGGAAAAGATCAAGAGGTTGTTCGGATCCTGATCGCGCGCCCCAAACGTATGCGCAACGCCGCAAGCGCTTGGTGATACCTGGGTGACAGGATCAAGGCATCGGAAGGGCCGGGCTTTAACTTGCCGTCGGGGGCTTGGCCTGGGGAAAACAGGCGGTGAAGGTGGCACCGTTTTTCGGCACGCTTTCGATCAACAGCCGGCCGCGATGGCGGTTAAGAATATGTTTCACCAAGGATAAGCCGAGCCCGGTTCCACCCTGCGCGCGGCTATCGCCGACGTCGACCCGGTAGAAGCGCTCGGTCAGCCGCGGCAGGTGTTCTGGCGCAATGCCGGGGCCGAAATCGCGGACCATGACGCGGACTTCCGGCGCGCCCTCACCCGAACCGATCTGGCTCAGCGAGACGATTACCTTCCCGCCGGACGCGCCATATTTGAGCGCGTTCTCGATCAGGTTCTCGAACAGCCGCAACAGTTCCTCGCGATCGCCTGCAATCGCGACCGGCATGTCCGGCAGGTCGATCTCGATCGCGACCTGGCGCTCCCTTGCCAGCGGCTCCAGCCCGTCGGCGACCTGGCGGATGATCGGCACGATATCGACGCAGGCTTCGGGGCGCACATGCGCCGACAGTTCGACCCGCGACAGCGACAGCAAATCGTCGATCAGCCGCGCCATCCGGGTCGCCTGCGTATGCATGATCGAGAGAAAGCGCTCGCGCGCCTTGGCGTCGTCCTTGGCCGGGCCCTGCAGCGTATCGATGAAGCCTGATAGGGCGGCGAGCGGCGTGCGCAGCTCGTGGCTGGCATTGGCAACGAAATCGGCGCGCATTTCCTCGACCCTGCGCAACGGCGTCTGGTCGTGGAAGGTCATCAGCATGCATCTTTCGGTGCCGCCGAACAGCGTCGGCACCGGCACCGGCGTGATGACCAGTTCCATCCAGCGGTCAACCGGCACCTGGTCGAGATAATTGGCGCGACGCGGCTCGCTGGTCGCGATCGCCTCGCGCAACGCGGTGATGATCTCGGGCGACCGCAGCGCGAACTGGGCAAGTTCGTTCTTGCGCAGCGCGGGCGCGAGCTGGGCCGCCGCCACATTGAGATGAATGACGCGGCCGGCACGGTCGAGCAGCACGGCCGGATCCGGCATGCCGGCAACGACCGCGCTGACGGCGGCGGACTCGACCGGACTGACGGCGCGGACGTCTTCGCGGGAGCCGGCGGAATCATGCAGACGCCACGGCACCAGCGCCGCGGCTGCGATGCAGATGAAGACCGCCACGGCGCGCGCCAGCGAGAGATCGGCCAACAGCACCAGCGCGCAAAGCGCCAGCCCCGCAGCCAACAGGATGATGGCCGAATGCCGCAACCGGTCCGGCCACGGTGCAAAGAAGGAGGAAGAGCTGGAATCGTCTATTGCCATGGCGCAGGCTTTCTTCCTCTATTCATGAGG belongs to Bradyrhizobium icense and includes:
- the phoU gene encoding phosphate signaling complex protein PhoU, which codes for MASEHTAKAFDSDLQELTRLVAEMGGLAERMITESVDALVRRDVELGKRVVATDVEIDRLQHLIEERAVLTIARRQPMAIDLREIVGAMRVATDLERIGDLAKNMGKRVAALENDFQPLKLMRGLEHMTDLVQSQVKSVLDAYAAHDLPAAMAVWKGDEEVDAICTSLFRELLTYMMEDPRNISFCIHLMFCAKNIERIGDHATNIAETVFYMIEGQQMLDKRPKGDMTTFATTVPNT
- the pstB gene encoding phosphate ABC transporter ATP-binding protein PstB, which produces MTDISVSVSNASGPIPQTPLPEAAPKVTARGLNFYYGEHHALKNINLTLGTHRVTAFIGPSGCGKSTLLRIFNRMYDLYPGQRATGQLLLDQTNILDPKLDLNLLRARVGMVFQKPTPFPMTIYENIAFGIRLYEKISRSEMDGRVEKALRGGALWNEVKDKLNASGLSLSGGQQQRLCIARTVAVRPEVILFDEPCSALDPISTAKIEELIQELSEDYTIAIVTHNMQQAARVSDKTAFMYLGELVEFDDTNKIFTSPRDRRTQDYITGRFG
- the pstA gene encoding phosphate ABC transporter permease PstA, which translates into the protein MNPIYASRRRNDVIIRMLCLAAALFGVTWLALILFTLFYNGLAGLNLAVFAQDTPPPGSTDGGLRNAIIGSIIMTVIGVGIGAPLGLFAGTYLAEYGKHDKLTSVIRFINDILLSAPSIIIGLFIYGAIVVPMGGFSAFAGCLALAVIVIPVVVRTTEDMLGLVPNPLREAASALGLPRSLVIRRIAYRAARAGLITGVLLATARVAGETAPLLFTALSNQFFSLDLTKTMANLPVTINNFVQSPYVYWKQLAWSGALLITLTVLALNIGARILGAERKSK
- the pstC gene encoding phosphate ABC transporter permease subunit PstC, with protein sequence MAEMAVESDVMEAAGPYDRARALSAFKLGDITFYWVTRACAISVLLILGGIIVSLIIGAWPAIQEYGAAFLWTQRWAPSADPPVLGALGPVYGTLITSVIAMAIAIPVGLGIAVFLTEICPLWLRRPIGLAIELLAGIPSIIYGMWGFFVLGPFLANTFQPFMINLFDGVPVLGTIFAGPPSYLSLFNASLILAIMVLPFITAISVDVFKTVPPVLKEAAYGVGCTTWEVVRNVVIPYTRVGVIGGIMLALGRALGETMAVTFIIGNSFKIQSSIFAPGTTISAAIASEFAESDGLHQSGLILLGLLLFVLTFCVLAAARLMLMRLEKKAGN
- the pstS gene encoding phosphate ABC transporter substrate-binding protein PstS, coding for MNFVRTIVAAGLLAASTSAFAADITGAGATFPFPLYSKWADAYKKETGNGLNYQSIGSGAGIKQIVAKTVTFGASDMPLKPEQLEKEGMIQWPQAMGALVPVVNLEGIKPGELVFSGELLGDIYLGKVKKWDDPAIAKLNPKVKLPSEAITVVRRSDGSGTTFLWTDYLSKANAEWKTKAGSGTAVEWPTGVGAKGNEGVAGNVSQTKNSIGYVEYAYAKQNKLTYGAMINKAGKTVQPTIAAFQAAAGNADWAGAKNYYVILTDQPGEASWPITGATFILMHKAATDKAASQEALKFFKWAFEKGDKMAEELDYIPMPGSVVKQIEKTWTSEIKS
- a CDS encoding trypsin-like serine peptidase — encoded protein: MMQATQIFIAVGSWAILATATLVIATTGPPSVGDPQSIPANGEEAPQGTNVDPRRIVDARLPPYAAVGRFKGTMGCTAAIVLHPRIIVTAAHCVTHRDGSVKQSNLSFRLGYQAETALGDFQATVATIGSIQSFRRQSVHDASRDWAILVLDRAPAGVHPFLLSSYSVASLKSLEQQILMPSYSNDIGDAEVLSVDPACTVRDLVWHALIHDCKARYGSSGAPLLVRDRDGPWYAVVGIHTGSMFASDEDGHVAKFIGNRAIAASMFAEAVVALSRRLDADAVPDVGSAAY
- a CDS encoding multicopper oxidase family protein; this encodes MHSHSGPAISRRALLIGGTVLATTTSLARVARAAPAEPNVIELTAAPGRAPIVGAPYPPTDVWCYGNRIPGPEIRVRQGERVRVVVRNQLPEDTTVHWHGIRLPNSMDGVPGLTQPPIKPGESFTYEFTPPDAGTFWYHPHADSLRQLGRGMAGAFIVEEPTAVSADRDLVWMLSDWRLTSEAQIAAGFGNAMEAAMSGRVGNTVTLNGAITDEVPVRAGERVRLRLVNSSLARIMSLRFEGHRPAIVAIDGQPCDPHEPERGRVVLGPAMRIDLMIDMQGEPGRRYRVIDDFYEGLSYWLTQLVYEDKPPLRAHHLEPSPSLPRNPLPEPDLAAAERRELRLQGGMMGGGGMMGMGGMQGMSHGASWAINGTSMTGDGHADMPPLLTLQLGRSYVLIIRNQTAWWHPMHLHGHSFRVMTRNGTAAPHRQWADTVLVPPKESVEVAFVADNPGDWMMHCHVTDHQVSGMMTVLRVV
- a CDS encoding DUF411 domain-containing protein, producing the protein MNRRSFCLGATLAMLVLPLPTLAEPTRATLYKNPQCSCCEGYAAYLRQHGFTVDVKPTNDLAEISSKAGVPEKFQGCHSMFVDGYVIDGHVPVNTIRKLLSEQPAIAGITLPGMPEGSPGMTGFKHGPFTIYAVTRGGAPPKIYATE